The sequence TCGCCCAAAATGGTGTCCAGGTCAATATGGCCCCAATAGTCATACCCTGCTAGATCCTCTTCAAATAGATAACCGTAGATGGGCTTGTAATCGCAGAGTTTGTAAGGTCTGGACAGCTCAATGGTAAAGTCAAACTTGCTTTGGATTTTGGCTTTCATTTGCTCAAAGGTATAGGAAAAGCACTTAACATTGGGCGGGAGCGGCAAATAAGTGGAAACATCACAGTCTCCATACAAAAGAAAATCAATATCCGCATTACGCGCCGCGCTCTTGAGCCACAAGCCGAAATTTGCAGGAAACTTGCCAAAGTACAGGGAAATCAAAGCAACTTTGTTCATCCGCTTTTCCTCCTTATACGCTTCCACACAGCACCAATCAAATTGAGCAGATGAAAACAGGACGGCAATTTTAGATCGACCACTTCCACTGGCCCGCAAGTGTTGTAAGTGTGAATACCGCTAAACACCTCGCTGCTGTTTGTCTGTATGTCAGAAATAGAGAGGGTTTTTATGCAGGTCTCCGCATAGCCATCGGCTGTCAAATCATCTATACGGTTAAAATTCAACTTGCCGCCATAAGTCTCACCGCAATCCTGGGAGGGTCGAAACCACTGATCGTTCTGCTGAAAGCAGGCACCGGCACAGCGGGCGGTAGTCAGATCGCGTTTTACCGGATTGGCCGCACAGGGACAAAGGCGACCCGCACCGTCTTCATAAAACAAATCCAAGCGATCAAAGATGCGGGTATCATCTACTTGCTCACTGAGATAGAATGTGCCACCGGAAAACACAAGGCGCGTGGTGTCGGCAAGGGACTCTTGCAGCAGCACTCGTTCCTTCACCCACTGATCCGGGAAAGATACACAGCGCAGCAAAAACAGCTCTTTCTCCGCGCTGGATTCCGGTATAATATATAACTCGCCCTCTTTTTCGAACAGGAAGGGATAAGACAGGTGTCCAGTGCTCTCGTAAAACACTTGAATTTTGCCACAGCCGTCTTTAGATACGGTGCGATACCCCAGCATACCCTTACGCTTTAGCCTATCATACGCCTCAAAAAACAAATAATACTGCCCGTCCCGCTGATACAAAAACGGATCTGCGCACCAATAACGGCGACTGTTTTTTAACACGGTAAACGGTGTTTCCAAATCGTCAAACACCGTATGACCGTCTGTATTGAAGCGAACGGCACAACACCATTCCGGTACGCGCAGTTTATCCAGCATACATTACTCCGATCTGTAAATTTGAGCCAACTCAAAAGCGGCTTCTTTGATATTCCACCCACCGGCAATCAGCGCCGCCGTGGGACTTTGGCGTGGCGGTTGCGGCTGCAAGGCAGCCCCTGCCCATTCTTTCGGCGACTGATGCAAAGACAGAGTCTTCACCAGCGGGGTGCAAGCCACCTCCCGGGTGACCGCGTCAGACAGCACCACCGGCAACCCGGCAGCCTGGGCCTCTACCACAGACACCGGCAGTCCCTCGCTGAAAGACGGGAAGACAAACACATCGCACCCTTGCAGCAGCTCCGGCACATCCCGCCGCTGGCCGAAATACCGAATTTGCTTTGTGATCTGCAATTTTTCTGCCAAAGCGATCAGCTCCGGCGTAGGCTGCGCGCCGATCAGCCACAACTGCGCGCCCGGCCTTTGCGCCGTGATCTGCGCAAACACGGAAAATAAAAACGGGTGATTCTTTTGCTTGACCGTAGCCTGGCCGATATGGCCCACCACAAAAGCGTCTGTAACCTGTTCCCGCGCGCGCACAGCTTGTCGCACCTCCGGGGAATACGCATAAGCGGCACAGTCAATGGCATTATTCAGCACCCGAAAGGGACGATTGCCGTACCACATTTTGCCGGCCGCATGGCTGCACGCAAAGCGCGTAGGCACCATATACTTGGCATATAGACTGAGCAGCCGATTTCGGCGGCCGTGGCCGGACAAAGAATACGCAGTGGTGTGGCAATGCACAGCGATTTTATGGATCCCGGCTCGTTTGGCAGCCGGCGCAATAAACACCGCAAAGTGGGGGCAATGGATATGCAGCGCCTCCCACGCACCGGCGTGCTCTGCAAAAAAACGTCCCATTTTGCCGTTGCACAGATCCTGCGGGCAGGGAGCATCCAGCCGATATACCTTACCGCCCAGCGCCTCGACCTCCGCTTGCCGTGTTTGAGGTTTCTTCGCAAAATAGGCAACATCAAATGTAATGTCCGGCGGCATCGCTTTGGCATAGTTCAAAATCACGCTCATCACGCCGTTAGCCACGCCAATATCCGGTATTACCTGCAACACACGCATAAATGCCAACCTCACAAAAGTTCTAACGCTTGATAAATTTCAATCATACGGTGCAGCACCGGCTCCACCGCATAGTCCTGGGCCAGTGCACGCCCGGCAACGCCAAAGGCCGCCGTTTGTTCCGGATCGGTATAAAGGGACCAGATCCGATCCGCCATCGCCCGGCTGTCATTCAATGGCACCAAGTAGCCGCTCTCACCGTCCTGTACCAGGTCCCGATTGCCACGCACATCGGTGGCTACCACCGGATTGCCCAGCGCCATGGCCTCCACCAAGTTGATGGGCAGACCCTCCTGCCGACTGGAGGACACGGACACATCGCTAAGCCCTATCAACTGACGAATATCCCGCCGGTAGCCCAGCGCCTCCACATGATCTGCCACGCCGATAGATTTGGCATAGTCCAAAAACGGCCGGGCTTCCACATCGGAGCCGGGCAGCAGCAAGCGAAAATGCTTGTCCTTTTCCAGCAGCAATTTTAATGTATCAAACAACATATTTTGATTTTTCCGGGTGGAAAAATCCGCCGGGTATATTAGAATAAAATCGTCCGGGCTGTACCCATACGCCCGGCGCAGCGCCAACTTTTGCTTCCGGGTCACCGGCTGAAAATCGCTAAGATCCACACCCACGCCGTTGACCAGTTCCAGTCGCCCGGCAGCAAACTGCCGCGCCTTAGCGGTATTATAATCCTCGCTGTTAATGGTGATCAGGCAGTCCGTATCTTTCGCCAGCGCCTTCTCCACCGGGTAAAACAGCAGCCAGTTTTTCTTGGTAGCGCCGTTATAGAAGTGAAAGCCGTGGGCGGTATAGATCACCTTGGTGCCCCGCTTGCGGGCATCCCGCGCAGCCAGCCGAGTCACCACAGCCCCCATAGGCGTGTGGCAATGAATGGCGTCGTACCGACCCTCGTCAATGATCTTTTTCAGCACCTGATAGGCTTTCAGATTATCTACACTATACGGACTGCGGCTAAAGGGCACTTCATAAGTGCGGGCAATGCCGCTCAGATCCAGACCGGGTTTGTCGGCGGAATTGTCCTTGAACGCCGCTTCCACCCGGCAGCCCCGGCGTACCAGTTCCCGAATAAAAGGCATGTGAAATTGGCCGATATGGCTACGCACAGTAGCAACAAACAGTACCTTCATTGTGCAAATGACTCCAAATTCTTGCAGATTAGGCGAAACAGCCGCTCGCCGTTGTGCTCGCCCACAAAGGAATTGTGGGGAGTCAATATCACCTGCTCCATATCCCACAAGGGACTGCTCCGGGGCAAGGGTTCTTCTTCAAATACATCCAGCACCGCGCCGGACAACTGCCCGCTTTGCAGCGCTTCCACCAGCGCCTGCTGATCTGTCACCTTTCCGCGAGCCACATTCACAAACACAGCGCCGGGTTTGATCTTTGCTAGCCGCACGCTGTCAAACAGGCCGGCAGTCTCCGCCGTCAGGGGCATAGCGCAAATCACCAAGTCCGCTAAAGGCAGCAGATCGTCCAACCGGCAGGTGGGCTGGGTTTGGTCAAACTCTGCCGCCGGGTGGCCGGAACGATTCACACCCACCGTCTGTACATCAAAGGCTCGCAGCCGCCGAGCAATGGCGCAGCCCACGCTGCCGGTGCCAATAATACAAGCGGTCTTGCCGCTAAGTTCCCGCAGATCCCGGTGCTTCTCCCACCGATGCGCTGCTTGATTTTCTGCAAAAAACTTGCTCTCTTTATACAGCTGCAAAATACCGCCAAGCACAAACTCCGCCATAGGCGCACTGTAAACGCCGCCAGCGTTATACACGGTAATGCCGTGTGCCTTGCAATAGTCCAGCGGCACCCGGTCCAACCCGGCGGAAGTCACCTGAATACACTTAAGCGCCGGGAAGCGTTCAATCGGCGTAGTCAAAAACAAGCCGCCGCAAATCACTGCTTCAAATCGTTGGGTATCCATATTCACCGCCTGCCGTTCGTCCGGCCAAAAAGTGACGGCATACCCCATCTGCTCCAGCGCCTGCACCTGTTGCTCCCCACACCGCCATGCGCCGGTGATCAATAGTTCTTTCATCTCTTCATCACCGTTTCCTGCGCCTGGACGTCATCCCGGGCCAAGGTCTCGCCAGTGTTCACATTATCCTCATTCTTCAGCACCTTAAAGGCGGTAACAAAGAGAATACGCACATCCAGCGCCAGACTCATGTGGTCCACATACCAGCAATTCAGCTCAATTCGATGGTGCCACTCCACATCCTTACGACCGTGCACCTGCGCCCAGCCGGTAATGCCCGGGCGCACATCAAACATATGTAACTGCGCCGATGTATAATCCGACAGCGGCCAAGGATGATAGGTCAGCGGCGGACGAGGGCCGATAAAACTCATATCGCCCTTTAGAATATTCACCAGCTGGGGCAGCTCGTCAATACTGGTGGCTCGCAGCAGCTTGCCTACTCGGGTCACACGCATATCGTCTGCGCCGCTGTACACGCCGGTGCCTGTGTGCTCCGCGCCTTGGCACATGGAGCGGAATTTATAAATCCAAAAGGTCTTGCCGTGCAGCCCTAAGCGCTGCTGCTTAAAGATGGCCGGGCCTTTGGAATCCAACTTCACCGCCAGTGCCGTGATCGCCAACAGCGGCGAAAGAACGATCAGCGCCAGCAGCGCCGTAATAAAATCCAGCGCCCGCTTTACTCCTCGATACATCTACATGCCCTCAACAATTTGTTCTACACAGTCCTGCAGTTTTTTATGCTGCAAGGCAAAAAAATCATCCTCCGCCCGGCTCAGCTGCGCCTCATACTGCCGCAGCTCTGCCACACCGGAAGTAAAGATTCGTTTGATCTCCTTCAAATCGGTGATCTGCGCCGTGTTGCAAAAGGCGCGAGACAGAATACTCATGGACGAACCCAGCCGGTAGTGCTCCGCTACAATATACGCTGCCGGCAATGTGCCGCCGCCCAAACGACCGAATCCGCCGAAACCGAAAGGGATACCCGCCGCTTTGATCTTGGCGCACACCGCGTCCACCGTACCGTCCGCCAAAGGCTGGAACAAAAATTTTTTCCCTTGGGAAATGCTCAGGTCATTCAACCCAATATGAATTTCGTCTACTCCGGGCATTGCCACCACACGGTCAAGGCAATCCACCGCCGCCTGATTTTCCAGCAGCAGGAGTGTCTTGGCGCGACCGTCCACCCAGCGGATAAATTGCTGCACCTCTTCTACTGATTGCCACATAGGCAGCATGATCACATCTGCACCGGCGGCGATCACCCGGTCGATCTCATCTTTTGACCCCGGGTGCACCGGATTGACCCGTACCAGCAGCTCCGCCTGATCCAGCACCGGCCGCAACCGAGCCACATCTTCTACGGTGTGGTGGTTTTGCACCGTATCCATACCGCCTTGGCGCTGTGCCTTGCCGATGTATTCCATATCCACAAAAATACGATCCACTCCGGCCGCCTGTGCGATCCGCGCCACCGCCGGATCCTTGGTTATGTAAAACAGTTTAAGCATCGTTTTGCTCCTCCTTGTCGGAAAAGCAATAGTCCAAAAACGCAGAATACCCATTAAACAGGGGCTCTGTATGCAAATATCGCTCCATGGACGCTTCGTAATTTCGCATATTGCGCATTTGCGATTCAAAGGCAGGCACTTGCAACTGCCCGCGTTCTTCAAACAGCCAAAAGAACTCAGATAGAACAGACTTGTCAGGCGCACGGCCGTACACCGCTTGATACTCAGTCACCAGTTGTTTTGCTTCTGCCAACTGTGCCGCCGCTCGCTTAGCGCGGTACGCCTCTAATGTGCAGATAACCCTTGCCGGATTGCCTGCGATCACACAATCTGACGGGAATGTGCCGCCGGCCACCACGCTGCCCGCACCGACGATCACCCGATCACCAATAGTCGTTCCTTTCAAAATCAATGCGTTCATACCGATAAAGCAATCATCCCCGATGGTAACCTTACCTGCACTGCCGTAAATATCGCCGTACTTGGCTTTCAATACCGCCCAGTCATAGCCATGGGTCAAAATCTTCACACCGGCAGTCAACTGTACATTCCGACCGATCTCAATAAGCCAAGGCCGGGTGGTGTCGATCAAAATATCTGTTGTCCGGGCAAACACTTCTGTGCCCTCACCGATACGCATACCGGTCTTGCGCAAATGAGCCAAATACGCCGAAGTGCTGCGAAAACTCCATAATTTTTCAATACGGTTCCAGTACTGTTTAAACATCTTTTCACCACCGGGTCATTGCCGGCAACAACGCCGGATCATTATTATGCAAGCTATATTATATTATAAATAGAGATATTCGTCAACACACGACGAAAAGATTGTCTGTTACCGAGCCAAACAGCATTGCACGGCAAGGCAATCCGTATGACCATACTTCAGGCAAATGTGCTTTTCGATTCTCAAAGCGGAATGCCTCTGCTTCTATCACAAGCAACGTATTCAAGCAAAAACAAAACTGACTCCGCTTGAAAAGTGAAATCAGTTTGCTACTAAAAATCCATTTTTCTCATCAAGTAGGCTTTTTTGTATCGACTACACGATTGGAGACCATACTGCCATTTCAGTCTTTTCCTTTTACTCATTTTCTGCGTATTCCGGCAATTCCACCGGGTCGATTCGCCAAATTTCATTGGCATATTCCTCGATGGTACGGTCTGCCGAAAAGACGCCGGCACTGCACATATTCAGCCAGCATTTGCGGGCGAAGGCCATAGGTGACCGCAGATAATCGCCGTTTACTTGCAGCTTGGCGTGCACATAGGACTGAAAGTCACCCAGCACAAAATATCGATCCGCCACGCCGTCTGCCTCCGGCTCTAAAAGACTACGCTTCAAATCCGCAAAACAGCCGGTGCCACTGTCGGACAATGTGCCGTCTGTCAATGCATCCAGGCACTGCCGCAGCAGCGGATCACTGCGATACAAAGCCTTTGGGTCATAGCCCCGGCGCAGGGCATCTAGGTCCTCTACCCGGGCACCGAAAATATAATTATTTTCTTCTCCGGCGGCCGCCACAATCTCCACATTGGCGCCGTCATAAGTGCCCAAAGTCACTGCGCCGTTCAGCATCAACTTCATATTTCCGGTGCCGGAAGCCTCCGTGCCGGCGGCGGAGATCTGCTCGGACACATCCGCAGCGGGAATGATCCATTCTGCCGCCGTTACGCTGTAATCCGGCACAAACAGCACCTGCAAAAGCGGTGCTACCTTAGGCGATCGGGACACATAGTCCCCCACTGCGTGGATCAGCTTGATAATGGCCTTGGCGCGGGCGTAACCGGGCGCTGCCTTGGCGGCAAACAAAAAGGTGGTGGGGGCAAATTCTGTGATCTCCCCCTGCTCGATCTGAAAGGCCAATGCCAAAATACCCAGACAATGCAGCAACTGGCGCTTATATTCGTGCAGGCGCTTGATCTGCACATCCAGCATACGCGCCGGGTCATAGTATAGTCCCTGCCGCTCCAGCCACTGGGCCAGGCGGCGCTTGTTTTCCTTCTTGGTTTCGCAAAAAGCTGTCAAAACCTCGCTGTTTTCCGCATAGGGCTTCAGCTTCTCCAGTTGGAACAAGTTGGTGATCCAGTTTTTACTGCCCAGGCGGTGGGTCAGCAGCGCAGACAGGGACGGATTACACAGTGCCAAAAAACGCCGCTGGGTAATGCCGTTGGTGCGGTTCAAAATTTTGTCCGGGTACAGCTGCGCCCAATCCCGCAGCACCCGAAGGCGCAAAATCTCCGTGTGTAAAGCTGCCACGCCATTCACATAACCACACACCCAGCAGGCCAGATCAGCCATATAAATGCGCCCGTCCCGCAGCGGGCGCACCCGGTGCCACAGCCGCTCCTCTGCGCCCAGCGCCTGCATTTCCGCACAAAACAGATCGTCCAATTGGCATAGCAGGCGGGCGATCTCCGGCAATTCCGACGCCAAGAGCGCCAGATCCCAGCTTTCCATGGCCTCCGGCATCACCGTATGATTGGTGTAGCAAAACACCTCATTTGCAACGCCCAGTGCCGTTTTCAAAGTAAGGCCTTGCTTTAAAAGCAAACGAATGAACTCCGGGATGGCCAGCACCGGGTGGGTGTCGTTTAGCTGGATCACCACCGCAGTCCCCAATTTCTCCGGCGCAGAGCCGGGCGTGCGCAAATACCGGCGCAGCAGATCTTGCAAGGACGCACTGCATAAAAAATACTGCTGCCGCAGCCGCAGCCGCTTGCCGTCCTCCTTCGTGTCATTTGGGTACAGCACACGGGTCAGGTTCTCTGCCGCCGTGCGGCGTGTCACCGCCGCTGTATAATCCTGACGGTTAAAAGCGTCAAAATCAAACGGCTCTATGGGCACACTCTCCCACAGCCGCAAAGTAGAAATGTGCGCCGTACCGTAACCGGGGATCGGCAAGTCATAGGGCACGGCCTGCACAGAAAAATTTGCGAATTCCACCGTTACAGTATCCGCTCGGCAGCACACGCTCCAGGGGTCGCCGTATTGCAGGTCGTCCTCCACCGTCTCCACCTGAAAGCCGTCCTCGATCTGCTGGCGAAACAGTCCGCACCGATAGCGCAAGCCATAGCCGTCCAGCGGTAAATTCAGCGTGGCGCCGCTGTCCAAAAAACAGGCCGCCAGCCGTCCCAAACCGCCGTTGCCCAAAGGCGGGTCCGGCACACAGTCCAGCTGGTCGAGCTTGCGGCCGCAGGCGGTAAGCGCCGCCTCCACCTCGCCGGTCAGGCCGGTGCAAAGCAGGTTATTGTACACCGCCTTGCCCAACAGATATTCCGCAGAAAAATAATACGCCCGCCGCCCGGCACAATGGGCCTGCAACGACCCTTGCCAAGCCGGTTGCAGCCGTGCCAAAACAGCCCGCGCCACCACTGCGTGCAGTTGTTCATCGGTCAATTCTGCCACCGGGAGTCGGTACAGACTGCGGGAGAGCAGTTCCAAATTCTCTTTCATATCCGACATATATTACTCCTTTCCGTCCGGTCTGCGGCGCAAGTCTCGGTATATAGATGCGCCAAAATGCCCGGGGTTAGGGCGCCGGGGCGCATACGCCAGCTCCAGTTGTGGGCGCCCACCGTTGACGGCGTGTTGATGCGGGCACTGCTGCCCAGTCCCAGCAGATCCTGTACAGTCAAAATACAGGTGTTGGCCGGGCTTCGCAGAGCAGAAAGCATCATCTGTCTCGGTAACTGATTGGGATAACGCACGCCATAGGCGGCGCAAGCCCGGCGTATGTCTTGCCGCGGAGCGGTGGTGCACCAGCCCAGCAGCGTATCGTTATCATGGGTGCCGGTGTAAATCACCGTATTGGGCTTACAAACAGCATCACCGCCGCAGTCCCGGGAATCAAAGTCAAATTGCAGCACCTGCATACCGGGAAAGCCGCAATCTGAAAGCAGCGCCCGCACCGTATCGTCCAAAAAGCCCAGATCCTCCGCCAAAAGCGGCACATCTCCCAACGCCTGTTGGAGCGCCGAAAACAGCGACAAACCGGGCCCCGGCAGCCAGCAGCCGTCCCGGGCATTCTTTGCCCGGGCAGGCACAGAATAATAAGCGGCAAAGCCACGAAAATGGTCCAGCCGCAGCGCGTCAAACCAGTTCAAGGCGTGCCGCAGCCGCGCCACCCACCAGCGGTACTCTGTACGCGCGTGGGCGCTCCAGTTATATACCGGGTTGCCCCACAGCTGGCCGGTGGGCGAAAACGCGTCCGGCGGACACCCGGCCAGCCGAGACGGCGCGCCGGAGGGAGAGAGCATAAACAACTCCGGCGCCGCCCACACATCGGCACTGCACGGCGCCACATAAATAGGCAGATCGCCGATCAGGTAAACACCCCGGGCATTGGCATAAGCCCGCAGCGCTCGCCACTGACGATCCAAAAAATATTGCAGCATTTTATGGTACAAAACCCGCCGCTCCATCTGCGCTGCCGCCCTCTCCAAAACCGACGGCTCTCGCCGCCGCAAAGCCGACGGCCACAGAAAAAAACGCTTTCCATAACGTTCACTAAGGGCACAAAACAGGGCATGATCCTCCAGCCAATCGGCCTGACTTTGGCAAAAGCAGTCAAAGTCTGCCGGTATATGGCGCACAAAGCGGTCAAACAGTCGATCAAACAGCACTTGACGCCCCCGGCGCACAGCCGGATAATCCACCCGGTCATCACCACCGCAGGGTAACAAATCCAAATCCGACGGCTGCAAATACCCGCTTTCCACCAGCAGCTGCGGGTCAATATACAGCCCATCGCCTGCAAAGCTGCCGGGGCTTTGGTACGGTGAATTCCCCTGCCCTGCCGGGCACAGGGGCAGCAGCTGCCAGTACCGCTGCCCGGCAGACGACAAATCGTCTACAAAGCGGTAAGCCGCGGCACCCATCGTGCCGATCCCGTAGCGCCCGGGCAAAGAAAACAGCGGCAGCAGCACCCCGGCGCCACGCCGCTGCAACAAGCGGTCAGTCACAGATACAGACCTCCGTTTCCGGGTCAAACAAATGGAGCGCCTCCATATTGGGGTACAGCACCGTTTGGTCGTCCTTTTGGAACGAAACAGTGCCGGGCACTCGGGCGATCACCCGCCGTCCTTGCAAATCTGCATACAAATAGGTTTCCGCCCCCATACGCTCCGCCATCTCCACCTGAACCCGAAAGGCCGCAGAATCTGTTATATTCAGCCATGCCGGGTCCGTGGACAGATCCTCCGCGCGCAGGCCCAAAAGCACATCCCGATCCACATACGTCGACAGTTTGGCATGGTTTTGCAGTCGACGAGGCAAAGCCACCTCCGTACCCAGCACTTGCAAATCAAGGGACTTTCCCCGTCGCACCAAACGGCCGGGCAATATATTCATAGGCGGCGTGCCGATAAACCCGGCTACAAACACATTGCAGGGGTGGGCATACAACTGTGCGGGCGTGTCTGCCTGCTGAATTTTGCCGTCCAACATGACCACGATCCGATCCGCCATGGTCATAGCCTCCGTTTGGTCATGGGTCACATACACAAAGGTGGTGCCCAGTTCCCGGTGCAGCTCTGCAATGTGTGCGCGCATTTCTGTACGCAGCTTGGCGTCCAGATTAGACAGGGGCTCGTCCAAAAGGAACACCGCCGGATCCCGCACCATAGCACGGCCCAGCGCCACCCGCTGCCGCTGCCCGCCGGACAGGGCGCGGGGTCGCCGATCCAGGTACGCGGTCAGTTCCAGCGCCTGTGCGGCTGTCCGCACCTTGCGGTCGATCTCCGCCTTGGGCACCCGCCGCAGTTGCAGACCAAAGGCCATATTCTTGTACACCGTCATGTGGGGGTACAGAGCGTAGCTTTGGAACACCATGGCAATGTCCCGATCCTTGGGCGGCAGATCGTTCACTACCCGGTCACCGATCTTCAAGGTGCCGCCGCTGATGTCCTCCAACCCGGCAATCATACGCAGGGTGGTGGACTTGCCGCAACCGGAAGGCCCTACTAAAATCAAAAATTCCCGATCCCGGATTTCCAAATTCAGATCCGGTATGACAGTCACGCCGTCCTCATATGTTTTTCTAATATGCTCAAGCGAGATAGACGCCACTGGGGCACACTCCTTTCCGCAGCTGCCGTTTAGCCCTTAACCGCACCGGCTACCACGCCTT comes from Oscillospiraceae bacterium and encodes:
- a CDS encoding HpcH/HpaI aldolase/citrate lyase family protein, with product MLKLFYITKDPAVARIAQAAGVDRIFVDMEYIGKAQRQGGMDTVQNHHTVEDVARLRPVLDQAELLVRVNPVHPGSKDEIDRVIAAGADVIMLPMWQSVEEVQQFIRWVDGRAKTLLLLENQAAVDCLDRVVAMPGVDEIHIGLNDLSISQGKKFLFQPLADGTVDAVCAKIKAAGIPFGFGGFGRLGGGTLPAAYIVAEHYRLGSSMSILSRAFCNTAQITDLKEIKRIFTSGVAELRQYEAQLSRAEDDFFALQHKKLQDCVEQIVEGM
- the malQ gene encoding 4-alpha-glucanotransferase — its product is MTDRLLQRRGAGVLLPLFSLPGRYGIGTMGAAAYRFVDDLSSAGQRYWQLLPLCPAGQGNSPYQSPGSFAGDGLYIDPQLLVESGYLQPSDLDLLPCGGDDRVDYPAVRRGRQVLFDRLFDRFVRHIPADFDCFCQSQADWLEDHALFCALSERYGKRFFLWPSALRRREPSVLERAAAQMERRVLYHKMLQYFLDRQWRALRAYANARGVYLIGDLPIYVAPCSADVWAAPELFMLSPSGAPSRLAGCPPDAFSPTGQLWGNPVYNWSAHARTEYRWWVARLRHALNWFDALRLDHFRGFAAYYSVPARAKNARDGCWLPGPGLSLFSALQQALGDVPLLAEDLGFLDDTVRALLSDCGFPGMQVLQFDFDSRDCGGDAVCKPNTVIYTGTHDNDTLLGWCTTAPRQDIRRACAAYGVRYPNQLPRQMMLSALRSPANTCILTVQDLLGLGSSARINTPSTVGAHNWSWRMRPGALTPGILAHLYTETCAADRTERSNICRI
- a CDS encoding acyltransferase; this encodes MFKQYWNRIEKLWSFRSTSAYLAHLRKTGMRIGEGTEVFARTTDILIDTTRPWLIEIGRNVQLTAGVKILTHGYDWAVLKAKYGDIYGSAGKVTIGDDCFIGMNALILKGTTIGDRVIVGAGSVVAGGTFPSDCVIAGNPARVICTLEAYRAKRAAAQLAEAKQLVTEYQAVYGRAPDKSVLSEFFWLFEERGQLQVPAFESQMRNMRNYEASMERYLHTEPLFNGYSAFLDYCFSDKEEQNDA
- a CDS encoding glycosyltransferase, yielding MRVLQVIPDIGVANGVMSVILNYAKAMPPDITFDVAYFAKKPQTRQAEVEALGGKVYRLDAPCPQDLCNGKMGRFFAEHAGAWEALHIHCPHFAVFIAPAAKRAGIHKIAVHCHTTAYSLSGHGRRNRLLSLYAKYMVPTRFACSHAAGKMWYGNRPFRVLNNAIDCAAYAYSPEVRQAVRAREQVTDAFVVGHIGQATVKQKNHPFLFSVFAQITAQRPGAQLWLIGAQPTPELIALAEKLQITKQIRYFGQRRDVPELLQGCDVFVFPSFSEGLPVSVVEAQAAGLPVVLSDAVTREVACTPLVKTLSLHQSPKEWAGAALQPQPPRQSPTAALIAGGWNIKEAAFELAQIYRSE
- a CDS encoding hydroxyacid dehydrogenase, which codes for MKELLITGAWRCGEQQVQALEQMGYAVTFWPDERQAVNMDTQRFEAVICGGLFLTTPIERFPALKCIQVTSAGLDRVPLDYCKAHGITVYNAGGVYSAPMAEFVLGGILQLYKESKFFAENQAAHRWEKHRDLRELSGKTACIIGTGSVGCAIARRLRAFDVQTVGVNRSGHPAAEFDQTQPTCRLDDLLPLADLVICAMPLTAETAGLFDSVRLAKIKPGAVFVNVARGKVTDQQALVEALQSGQLSGAVLDVFEEEPLPRSSPLWDMEQVILTPHNSFVGEHNGERLFRLICKNLESFAQ
- a CDS encoding glycosyltransferase family 4 protein, yielding MKVLFVATVRSHIGQFHMPFIRELVRRGCRVEAAFKDNSADKPGLDLSGIARTYEVPFSRSPYSVDNLKAYQVLKKIIDEGRYDAIHCHTPMGAVVTRLAARDARKRGTKVIYTAHGFHFYNGATKKNWLLFYPVEKALAKDTDCLITINSEDYNTAKARQFAAGRLELVNGVGVDLSDFQPVTRKQKLALRRAYGYSPDDFILIYPADFSTRKNQNMLFDTLKLLLEKDKHFRLLLPGSDVEARPFLDYAKSIGVADHVEALGYRRDIRQLIGLSDVSVSSSRQEGLPINLVEAMALGNPVVATDVRGNRDLVQDGESGYLVPLNDSRAMADRIWSLYTDPEQTAAFGVAGRALAQDYAVEPVLHRMIEIYQALELL
- a CDS encoding sugar transferase, whose protein sequence is MYRGVKRALDFITALLALIVLSPLLAITALAVKLDSKGPAIFKQQRLGLHGKTFWIYKFRSMCQGAEHTGTGVYSGADDMRVTRVGKLLRATSIDELPQLVNILKGDMSFIGPRPPLTYHPWPLSDYTSAQLHMFDVRPGITGWAQVHGRKDVEWHHRIELNCWYVDHMSLALDVRILFVTAFKVLKNEDNVNTGETLARDDVQAQETVMKR
- the glgP gene encoding glycogen/starch/alpha-glucan family phosphorylase; translation: MSDMKENLELLSRSLYRLPVAELTDEQLHAVVARAVLARLQPAWQGSLQAHCAGRRAYYFSAEYLLGKAVYNNLLCTGLTGEVEAALTACGRKLDQLDCVPDPPLGNGGLGRLAACFLDSGATLNLPLDGYGLRYRCGLFRQQIEDGFQVETVEDDLQYGDPWSVCCRADTVTVEFANFSVQAVPYDLPIPGYGTAHISTLRLWESVPIEPFDFDAFNRQDYTAAVTRRTAAENLTRVLYPNDTKEDGKRLRLRQQYFLCSASLQDLLRRYLRTPGSAPEKLGTAVVIQLNDTHPVLAIPEFIRLLLKQGLTLKTALGVANEVFCYTNHTVMPEAMESWDLALLASELPEIARLLCQLDDLFCAEMQALGAEERLWHRVRPLRDGRIYMADLACWVCGYVNGVAALHTEILRLRVLRDWAQLYPDKILNRTNGITQRRFLALCNPSLSALLTHRLGSKNWITNLFQLEKLKPYAENSEVLTAFCETKKENKRRLAQWLERQGLYYDPARMLDVQIKRLHEYKRQLLHCLGILALAFQIEQGEITEFAPTTFLFAAKAAPGYARAKAIIKLIHAVGDYVSRSPKVAPLLQVLFVPDYSVTAAEWIIPAADVSEQISAAGTEASGTGNMKLMLNGAVTLGTYDGANVEIVAAAGEENNYIFGARVEDLDALRRGYDPKALYRSDPLLRQCLDALTDGTLSDSGTGCFADLKRSLLEPEADGVADRYFVLGDFQSYVHAKLQVNGDYLRSPMAFARKCWLNMCSAGVFSADRTIEEYANEIWRIDPVELPEYAENE
- the ugpC gene encoding sn-glycerol-3-phosphate ABC transporter ATP-binding protein UgpC codes for the protein MSLEHIRKTYEDGVTVIPDLNLEIRDREFLILVGPSGCGKSTTLRMIAGLEDISGGTLKIGDRVVNDLPPKDRDIAMVFQSYALYPHMTVYKNMAFGLQLRRVPKAEIDRKVRTAAQALELTAYLDRRPRALSGGQRQRVALGRAMVRDPAVFLLDEPLSNLDAKLRTEMRAHIAELHRELGTTFVYVTHDQTEAMTMADRIVVMLDGKIQQADTPAQLYAHPCNVFVAGFIGTPPMNILPGRLVRRGKSLDLQVLGTEVALPRRLQNHAKLSTYVDRDVLLGLRAEDLSTDPAWLNITDSAAFRVQVEMAERMGAETYLYADLQGRRVIARVPGTVSFQKDDQTVLYPNMEALHLFDPETEVCICD